In Synechococcus sp. PCC 6312, one genomic interval encodes:
- a CDS encoding HD domain-containing protein encodes MPTISKAIEIATQAHQGQVDKAGKPYISHPLAVMALVDGELEKIVAVLHDVVEDTPISLNDLAAEGFSAECLAAVDAITKRDGEPLDDYLERVKSNPIAIKVKLADLTHNMDLSRIAEPTAKDFARIERYKQTYQTLQAISGEFHN; translated from the coding sequence CCCACCAGGGACAAGTAGATAAAGCGGGTAAACCCTACATTTCCCACCCCTTAGCGGTTATGGCCCTGGTAGATGGGGAATTAGAAAAGATTGTGGCCGTATTGCATGATGTGGTGGAAGATACCCCGATCAGCTTGAATGACTTAGCGGCTGAAGGCTTTAGTGCAGAGTGTTTGGCGGCAGTAGATGCCATCACTAAGCGAGATGGTGAACCCTTAGACGATTACCTAGAGCGGGTGAAGTCAAATCCCATTGCTATCAAAGTGAAGCTGGCAGACTTAACTCACAACATGGATTTAAGCCGGATTGCAGAACCTACAGCGAAGGATTTTGCCCGGATTGAACGGTACAAACAAACCTATCAAACTCTCCAGGCTATATCTGGGGAATTTCACAATTGA